The Macaca fascicularis isolate 582-1 chromosome 11, T2T-MFA8v1.1 genome includes a region encoding these proteins:
- the DDX55 gene encoding ATP-dependent RNA helicase DDX55 isoform X2: protein MRNKDVAAEAVTGSGKTLAFVIPILEILLRREEKLKKSQVGAIIITPTRELAVQIDEVLSHFTKHFPQFSQILWIGGRNPGEDVERFKQQGGNIIVATPGRLEDMFRRKAEGLDLASCVRSLDVLVLDEADRLLDMGFEASINTILEFLPKQRRTGLFSATQTQEVENLVRAGLRNPVRVSVKEKGVAASGAQKTPSRLENYYMVCKADEKFNQLVHFLRNHKQEKHLVFFSTCACVEYYGKALEALVKGVKIMCIHGKMKYKRNKIFMEFRKLQSGILVCTDVMARGIDIPEVNWVLQYDPPSNASAFVHRCGRTARIGHGGSALVFLLPMEESYINFLAINQKCPLQEMKLQRNTVDLLPKLKSMALADRAVFEKGMKAFVSYVQAYAKHECNLIFRLKDLDFASLAQGFALLRMPKMPELRGKQFPDFVPVDVNTDTIPFKDKIREKQRQKLLEQQRREKTENEGRRKFIKNKAWSKQKAKKEKKKKMNEKRKREEGSDIEDEDMEELLNDTRLLKKLKKGKITEEEFEKGLLTTGKRTIKTVDLGISDLEDDC, encoded by the exons GTCGGAGCCATAATCATCACCCCCACTCGAGAGCTGGCCGTTCAGATAGACGAGGTCCTGTCGCATTTCACGAAGCACTTCCCCCAGTTCAG cCAGATTCTTTGGATTGGAGGCAGGAATCCTGGAGAAGATGTTGAGAGGTTTAAGCAACAAGG TGGGAACATCATTGTGGCCACTCCAGGCCGCTTGGAGGACATGTTCCGAAGGAAGGCGGAAGGCTTGGATCTGGCCAGCTGTGTGCGATCCCTGGATGTCCTGGTGTTGGATGAGGCAGACAGACTTCTGGACATGGGGTTTGAGGCAAG catcaacaccatcctggaGTTTTTGCCAAAGCAGAGGAGAACAGGCCTTTTCTCAGCCACTCAGACGCAGGAAGTGGAGAACTTGGTGAGAGCAGGCCTCCGGAACCCTGTCCGGGTCTCGGTGAAGGAGAAAGGCGTGGCAGCCAGCGGCGCCCAGAAGACCCCCTCCCGCCTGGAAAACTACTACATG GTATGCAAGGCAGATGAGAAATTTAATCAGCTGGTCCATTTTCTTCGCAATCATAAGCAGGAGAAACACCTGGTCTTCTTCAG TACCTGTGCCTGTGTGGAATACTATGGAAAGGCTCTGGAGGCGCTGGTGAAGGGCGTGAAGATTATGTGCATTCATGGAAAGATGAAATATAAACGCAATAAGATCTTCATGGAGTTCCGCAAATTGCAAAG tGGGATTTTAGTGTGCACTGATGTGATGGCCCGGGGAATTGATATTCCTGAAGTCAACTGGGTTTTGCAGTATGACCCTCCCAGCAATGCAAG TGCCTTCGTGCATCGCTGCGGTCGCACAGCTCGCATTGGCCACGGGGGCAGCGCTCTGGTGTTCCTCCTGCCCATGGAAGAGTCATACATCAATTTCCTTGCAATTAACCAAAAA tgccCCCTGCAGGAGATGAAGCTCCAGAGAAACACAGTGGACCTTCTGCCAAAACTCAAGTCCATGGCCCTGGCCGACAGAGCTGTGTTTGAAAAGGGCATGAAAGCTTTTGTGTCATATGTCCAGGCTTATGCAAAGCATGAATGCAACCTGATTTTCAGATTAAAGG ATCTTGATTTTGCCAGCCTTGCTCAAGGTTTTGCCCTGCTGAGGATGCCCAAGATGCCAGAATTGAGAGGAAAGCAGTTTCCAGATTTTGTGCCTGTGGACGTTAATACAGACACGATTccatttaaagataaaattagagaAAAGCAGAGGCAGAAACTCCTGGAGcaacaaagaagagagaaaacagaaaatgaagggagaagaaaattcataaaaaataaagcttGGTCGAAGCAGAaggccaaaaaagaaaagaagaaaaaaatgaatgagaaaaggaaaagggaagag GGTTCTGATATTGAAGATGAGGACATGGAAGAACTTCTCAATGACACAAGACTCTTGAAAAAACTTAAGAAAGGCAAAATAACTGAAGAAGAATTTGAGAAGGGCTTGTTGACAACTGGCAAAAGAACAATCAAGACAGTGGATTTAGGGATCTCAGATTTGGAAGATGACTGCTGA
- the DDX55 gene encoding ATP-dependent RNA helicase DDX55 isoform X3, which produces MAHTCNPSTLGGRVWRITGVQEFESSLGNTVGAIIITPTRELAVQIDEVLSHFTKHFPQFSQILWIGGRNPGEDVERFKQQGGNIIVATPGRLEDMFRRKAEGLDLASCVRSLDVLVLDEADRLLDMGFEASINTILEFLPKQRRTGLFSATQTQEVENLVRAGLRNPVRVSVKEKGVAASGAQKTPSRLENYYMVCKADEKFNQLVHFLRNHKQEKHLVFFSTCACVEYYGKALEALVKGVKIMCIHGKMKYKRNKIFMEFRKLQSGILVCTDVMARGIDIPEVNWVLQYDPPSNASAFVHRCGRTARIGHGGSALVFLLPMEESYINFLAINQKCPLQEMKLQRNTVDLLPKLKSMALADRAVFEKGMKAFVSYVQAYAKHECNLIFRLKDLDFASLAQGFALLRMPKMPELRGKQFPDFVPVDVNTDTIPFKDKIREKQRQKLLEQQRREKTENEGRRKFIKNKAWSKQKAKKEKKKKMNEKRKREEGSDIEDEDMEELLNDTRLLKKLKKGKITEEEFEKGLLTTGKRTIKTVDLGISDLEDDC; this is translated from the exons GTCGGAGCCATAATCATCACCCCCACTCGAGAGCTGGCCGTTCAGATAGACGAGGTCCTGTCGCATTTCACGAAGCACTTCCCCCAGTTCAG cCAGATTCTTTGGATTGGAGGCAGGAATCCTGGAGAAGATGTTGAGAGGTTTAAGCAACAAGG TGGGAACATCATTGTGGCCACTCCAGGCCGCTTGGAGGACATGTTCCGAAGGAAGGCGGAAGGCTTGGATCTGGCCAGCTGTGTGCGATCCCTGGATGTCCTGGTGTTGGATGAGGCAGACAGACTTCTGGACATGGGGTTTGAGGCAAG catcaacaccatcctggaGTTTTTGCCAAAGCAGAGGAGAACAGGCCTTTTCTCAGCCACTCAGACGCAGGAAGTGGAGAACTTGGTGAGAGCAGGCCTCCGGAACCCTGTCCGGGTCTCGGTGAAGGAGAAAGGCGTGGCAGCCAGCGGCGCCCAGAAGACCCCCTCCCGCCTGGAAAACTACTACATG GTATGCAAGGCAGATGAGAAATTTAATCAGCTGGTCCATTTTCTTCGCAATCATAAGCAGGAGAAACACCTGGTCTTCTTCAG TACCTGTGCCTGTGTGGAATACTATGGAAAGGCTCTGGAGGCGCTGGTGAAGGGCGTGAAGATTATGTGCATTCATGGAAAGATGAAATATAAACGCAATAAGATCTTCATGGAGTTCCGCAAATTGCAAAG tGGGATTTTAGTGTGCACTGATGTGATGGCCCGGGGAATTGATATTCCTGAAGTCAACTGGGTTTTGCAGTATGACCCTCCCAGCAATGCAAG TGCCTTCGTGCATCGCTGCGGTCGCACAGCTCGCATTGGCCACGGGGGCAGCGCTCTGGTGTTCCTCCTGCCCATGGAAGAGTCATACATCAATTTCCTTGCAATTAACCAAAAA tgccCCCTGCAGGAGATGAAGCTCCAGAGAAACACAGTGGACCTTCTGCCAAAACTCAAGTCCATGGCCCTGGCCGACAGAGCTGTGTTTGAAAAGGGCATGAAAGCTTTTGTGTCATATGTCCAGGCTTATGCAAAGCATGAATGCAACCTGATTTTCAGATTAAAGG ATCTTGATTTTGCCAGCCTTGCTCAAGGTTTTGCCCTGCTGAGGATGCCCAAGATGCCAGAATTGAGAGGAAAGCAGTTTCCAGATTTTGTGCCTGTGGACGTTAATACAGACACGATTccatttaaagataaaattagagaAAAGCAGAGGCAGAAACTCCTGGAGcaacaaagaagagagaaaacagaaaatgaagggagaagaaaattcataaaaaataaagcttGGTCGAAGCAGAaggccaaaaaagaaaagaagaaaaaaatgaatgagaaaaggaaaagggaagag GGTTCTGATATTGAAGATGAGGACATGGAAGAACTTCTCAATGACACAAGACTCTTGAAAAAACTTAAGAAAGGCAAAATAACTGAAGAAGAATTTGAGAAGGGCTTGTTGACAACTGGCAAAAGAACAATCAAGACAGTGGATTTAGGGATCTCAGATTTGGAAGATGACTGCTGA
- the DDX55 gene encoding ATP-dependent RNA helicase DDX55 isoform X4, which yields MFRRKAEGLDLASCVRSLDVLVLDEADRLLDMGFEASINTILEFLPKQRRTGLFSATQTQEVENLVRAGLRNPVRVSVKEKGVAASGAQKTPSRLENYYMVCKADEKFNQLVHFLRNHKQEKHLVFFSTCACVEYYGKALEALVKGVKIMCIHGKMKYKRNKIFMEFRKLQSGILVCTDVMARGIDIPEVNWVLQYDPPSNASAFVHRCGRTARIGHGGSALVFLLPMEESYINFLAINQKCPLQEMKLQRNTVDLLPKLKSMALADRAVFEKGMKAFVSYVQAYAKHECNLIFRLKDLDFASLAQGFALLRMPKMPELRGKQFPDFVPVDVNTDTIPFKDKIREKQRQKLLEQQRREKTENEGRRKFIKNKAWSKQKAKKEKKKKMNEKRKREEGSDIEDEDMEELLNDTRLLKKLKKGKITEEEFEKGLLTTGKRTIKTVDLGISDLEDDC from the exons ATGTTCCGAAGGAAGGCGGAAGGCTTGGATCTGGCCAGCTGTGTGCGATCCCTGGATGTCCTGGTGTTGGATGAGGCAGACAGACTTCTGGACATGGGGTTTGAGGCAAG catcaacaccatcctggaGTTTTTGCCAAAGCAGAGGAGAACAGGCCTTTTCTCAGCCACTCAGACGCAGGAAGTGGAGAACTTGGTGAGAGCAGGCCTCCGGAACCCTGTCCGGGTCTCGGTGAAGGAGAAAGGCGTGGCAGCCAGCGGCGCCCAGAAGACCCCCTCCCGCCTGGAAAACTACTACATG GTATGCAAGGCAGATGAGAAATTTAATCAGCTGGTCCATTTTCTTCGCAATCATAAGCAGGAGAAACACCTGGTCTTCTTCAG TACCTGTGCCTGTGTGGAATACTATGGAAAGGCTCTGGAGGCGCTGGTGAAGGGCGTGAAGATTATGTGCATTCATGGAAAGATGAAATATAAACGCAATAAGATCTTCATGGAGTTCCGCAAATTGCAAAG tGGGATTTTAGTGTGCACTGATGTGATGGCCCGGGGAATTGATATTCCTGAAGTCAACTGGGTTTTGCAGTATGACCCTCCCAGCAATGCAAG TGCCTTCGTGCATCGCTGCGGTCGCACAGCTCGCATTGGCCACGGGGGCAGCGCTCTGGTGTTCCTCCTGCCCATGGAAGAGTCATACATCAATTTCCTTGCAATTAACCAAAAA tgccCCCTGCAGGAGATGAAGCTCCAGAGAAACACAGTGGACCTTCTGCCAAAACTCAAGTCCATGGCCCTGGCCGACAGAGCTGTGTTTGAAAAGGGCATGAAAGCTTTTGTGTCATATGTCCAGGCTTATGCAAAGCATGAATGCAACCTGATTTTCAGATTAAAGG ATCTTGATTTTGCCAGCCTTGCTCAAGGTTTTGCCCTGCTGAGGATGCCCAAGATGCCAGAATTGAGAGGAAAGCAGTTTCCAGATTTTGTGCCTGTGGACGTTAATACAGACACGATTccatttaaagataaaattagagaAAAGCAGAGGCAGAAACTCCTGGAGcaacaaagaagagagaaaacagaaaatgaagggagaagaaaattcataaaaaataaagcttGGTCGAAGCAGAaggccaaaaaagaaaagaagaaaaaaatgaatgagaaaaggaaaagggaagag GGTTCTGATATTGAAGATGAGGACATGGAAGAACTTCTCAATGACACAAGACTCTTGAAAAAACTTAAGAAAGGCAAAATAACTGAAGAAGAATTTGAGAAGGGCTTGTTGACAACTGGCAAAAGAACAATCAAGACAGTGGATTTAGGGATCTCAGATTTGGAAGATGACTGCTGA